One region of Anaeromyxobacter paludicola genomic DNA includes:
- a CDS encoding ABC transporter permease gives MKGPGRVGAILLRQLYLLRGNPARLIPLFAWVAIDVVLWGFITRYLDAVAGSGFSFVPVLLGAVLFWDFFGRVMQGVTMAFFEDVWSRNFLNVFSSPLTLGEYLAGLVLSSVATSAVGVLVMVSVARAAFGLSFAAYGPAVAGFLGVLFLFGIALGVLGCAIVLRLGPSAEWLIWPIPAVLSPFAGVFYPLATLPAWMRAVSRALPPAYVFESLRAVAAGGRASGRALATGAGLSLLWLLAAAWLFAAVYRAAVRSGHLARYSAES, from the coding sequence GTGAAGGGCCCCGGGCGCGTCGGCGCCATCCTGCTCCGCCAGCTCTACCTGCTGCGCGGCAACCCGGCCCGCCTCATCCCGCTCTTCGCCTGGGTGGCGATCGACGTGGTGCTCTGGGGCTTCATCACCCGCTACCTCGACGCCGTGGCCGGCTCGGGCTTCAGCTTCGTGCCGGTGCTGCTCGGCGCGGTGCTCTTCTGGGACTTCTTCGGCCGGGTGATGCAGGGCGTGACCATGGCGTTCTTCGAGGACGTCTGGAGCCGAAACTTCCTCAACGTCTTCTCGAGCCCGCTGACGCTCGGCGAGTACCTCGCCGGGCTCGTGCTCTCGAGCGTGGCCACGAGCGCGGTGGGCGTGCTGGTGATGGTCTCGGTGGCGCGCGCCGCCTTCGGCCTCTCCTTCGCGGCGTACGGCCCGGCGGTGGCCGGCTTCCTGGGCGTGCTCTTCCTGTTCGGCATCGCCCTCGGCGTGCTCGGGTGCGCCATCGTGCTGCGGCTCGGCCCCTCCGCCGAGTGGCTCATCTGGCCCATCCCGGCGGTGCTCTCGCCCTTCGCCGGCGTCTTCTACCCGCTCGCCACGCTGCCCGCCTGGATGCGGGCGGTCTCGCGCGCCCTGCCGCCGGCGTACGTGTTCGAGTCGCTGCGGGCGGTGGCGGCCGGGGGCCGCGCCTCCGGCCGGGCGCTCGCCACCGGCGCCGGGCTCTCGCTCCTCTGGCTGCTCGCGGCGGCGTGGCTCTTCGCGGCCGTCTATCGCGCAGCCGTGCGGAGCGGGCACCTCGCCCGCTACAGCGCCGAGAGCTGA
- a CDS encoding ABC transporter ATP-binding protein, with product MSEPVLSVESLCKRYGESAAVDGLTFQVARGETVGLLGPNGAGKTTTISTVLGVLAPTSGRIVVDGCDLARHRSQALARTNFAAVYAPLPGNLTVEENLRIFGLLYGTAALSRRIDEVIAELDLARFRRTKCGVLSSGEQTRVALAKALLNRPRLLLLDEPTASLDPATARDVRARIRAFAAAGHGGVLWTSHNMYEVQEVCDRVLFLSHARILLEGDPRTLPAEHGKATLEDLFVAVAREPLSLQEAS from the coding sequence GTGAGCGAGCCGGTCCTCTCGGTCGAGTCCCTCTGCAAGCGTTACGGCGAGAGCGCCGCCGTGGACGGGCTCACCTTCCAGGTGGCGCGCGGCGAGACGGTGGGGCTCCTCGGCCCGAACGGCGCCGGCAAGACCACCACCATCAGCACCGTGCTCGGGGTGCTCGCGCCGACCAGCGGCCGGATCGTGGTGGACGGCTGCGACCTCGCCCGGCACCGCTCGCAGGCGCTTGCGCGCACCAACTTCGCCGCGGTCTACGCGCCGCTCCCGGGGAACCTCACCGTGGAGGAGAACCTGCGCATCTTCGGTCTGCTCTACGGGACCGCGGCGCTCTCGCGGCGCATCGACGAGGTGATCGCCGAGCTCGACCTCGCCCGCTTCCGGCGCACCAAGTGCGGCGTGCTCTCCTCGGGCGAGCAGACCCGGGTCGCGCTCGCGAAGGCGCTCCTCAACCGGCCCCGGCTCCTCCTCCTCGACGAGCCGACCGCCTCGCTCGATCCGGCCACGGCCCGCGACGTGCGCGCCCGCATCCGCGCCTTCGCGGCGGCCGGGCACGGCGGGGTGCTCTGGACCTCCCACAACATGTACGAGGTGCAGGAGGTCTGCGACCGCGTGCTCTTCCTCTCCCACGCCCGGATCCTGCTCGAGGGCGACCCCCGCACGCTGCCCGCCGAGCACGGCAAGGCCACCCTCGAGGACCTCTTCGTGGCGGTGGCGCGGGAGCCGCTCTCGCTCCAGGAGGCCTCGTGA
- a CDS encoding aspartate/glutamate racemase family protein, whose product MKTIGLIGGMSWESSAHYYRLLNEQVKARLGGLHSARCLLASVDFAEVEPLQRADRWEEAGALLNRAALGLERAGADLLLICANTMHKVADRALRGVNVPLLHIGDVTAEAVRAAGLRKVALLGTRYVMEQDFYRRRLEERHGLEVLVPGPADRAEVHRVIFEELVLGKVEPRSKARYLEVMGALVAQGAEGVVAGCTEIGMLVQQADLAVPLFDTTELHARAAVERALG is encoded by the coding sequence GTGAAGACCATCGGCCTCATCGGCGGCATGAGCTGGGAGTCGTCGGCCCATTACTACCGGCTCCTCAACGAACAGGTGAAGGCGCGGCTCGGCGGGCTCCACTCGGCCCGCTGCCTGCTCGCCTCGGTGGACTTCGCCGAGGTGGAGCCGCTCCAGCGCGCCGACCGCTGGGAGGAGGCCGGCGCGCTCCTCAACCGGGCGGCGCTCGGGCTCGAGCGGGCCGGCGCCGACCTGCTCCTCATCTGCGCCAACACCATGCACAAGGTGGCGGATCGGGCCCTGCGCGGCGTGAACGTCCCGCTGCTGCACATCGGCGACGTCACCGCCGAGGCGGTGCGGGCGGCCGGCCTGCGGAAGGTGGCGCTCCTCGGCACCCGCTACGTCATGGAGCAGGACTTCTACCGGCGCCGGCTCGAGGAGCGGCACGGGCTCGAGGTGCTGGTGCCGGGCCCGGCGGACCGCGCCGAGGTGCACCGGGTCATCTTCGAGGAGCTGGTGCTCGGGAAGGTGGAGCCGCGCTCGAAGGCCCGCTACCTCGAGGTCATGGGCGCGCTCGTGGCCCAGGGGGCCGAGGGGGTCGTCGCCGGCTGCACCGAGATCGGCATGCTGGTGCAGCAGGCGGACCTGGCGGTGCCCCTCTTCGACACCACCGAGCTGCACGCGCGGGCCGCGGTGGAGCGGGCCCTCGGGTGA
- the ettA gene encoding energy-dependent translational throttle protein EttA: protein MPQYVMSMLRVSKIVPPKRQIIKDISLSFFQGAKIGLLGLNGAGKSTVLRIMAGADEEFEGEMTRQAGVRVGYLPQEPKLDGEKTVREEVEGGMGEVADAQKRLEEIYAAYGAPDADFDKLAEEQARLEAVIAAAGADTGNQLEIAADALRLPPWDAVIKHLSGGEKRRVALCKLLLAKPDMLLLDEPTNHLDAESVEWLEQYLTRFPGTVVAVTHDRYFLDNAAEWILELDRGRGIPWKGNYSSWLDQKEQRLEVEAKQESARIKAMKVELEWVRQNPKARQAKSKARLSRFEELSSVEYQKRNETQEIFIPVAERLGDQVVEFKNVSKGFGDRLLIDDLSFIVPPGAIVGIIGPNGAGKSTLFKMITGAEQPDAGEVKIGQTVKLAFVDQSRENLSSGKTVFEELSGGRDLIQVGRFEMPSRAYIGRFNFKGADQQKVVGTLSGGERGRLHLAKTLMTGGNLLLLDEPSNDLDVETLRALEDALLEYAGCVMVISHDRWFLDRIATHILAAEGESKWTFFTGNYQEYEADKRRRLGEEGAKPKRIRYKPIHR, encoded by the coding sequence ATGCCCCAGTACGTGATGTCGATGCTCCGCGTGAGCAAGATCGTCCCGCCCAAGCGGCAGATCATCAAGGACATCTCCCTCTCGTTCTTCCAGGGGGCCAAGATCGGCCTCCTCGGCCTGAACGGCGCCGGCAAGTCCACCGTGCTCCGGATCATGGCCGGCGCCGACGAGGAGTTCGAGGGCGAGATGACCCGCCAGGCGGGCGTCCGCGTGGGCTACCTGCCGCAGGAGCCGAAGCTCGACGGCGAGAAGACGGTGCGCGAGGAGGTCGAGGGCGGGATGGGCGAGGTGGCCGACGCCCAGAAGCGGCTCGAGGAGATCTACGCCGCCTACGGCGCCCCCGACGCCGACTTCGACAAGCTGGCGGAGGAGCAGGCGCGGCTCGAGGCGGTCATCGCCGCGGCCGGCGCCGACACCGGCAACCAGCTCGAGATCGCCGCCGACGCGCTGCGCCTCCCGCCCTGGGACGCCGTCATCAAGCACCTCTCCGGCGGCGAGAAGCGGCGCGTGGCGCTCTGCAAGCTGCTCCTCGCGAAGCCGGACATGCTGCTCCTCGACGAGCCCACCAACCACCTCGACGCCGAGTCGGTGGAGTGGCTCGAGCAGTACCTCACCCGCTTCCCCGGCACCGTGGTGGCGGTGACGCACGACCGCTACTTCCTCGACAACGCGGCCGAGTGGATCCTCGAGCTCGACCGCGGCCGCGGCATCCCGTGGAAGGGCAACTACTCGAGCTGGCTCGACCAGAAGGAGCAGCGGCTCGAGGTGGAGGCGAAGCAGGAGAGCGCGCGCATCAAGGCGATGAAGGTCGAGCTCGAGTGGGTGCGCCAGAACCCGAAGGCGCGGCAGGCGAAGAGCAAGGCCCGCCTCTCCCGGTTCGAGGAGCTCTCCAGCGTCGAGTACCAGAAGCGGAACGAGACCCAGGAGATCTTCATCCCGGTGGCCGAGCGGCTCGGCGACCAGGTGGTCGAGTTCAAGAACGTGAGCAAGGGCTTCGGCGACCGGCTCCTCATCGACGACCTGTCCTTCATCGTCCCGCCGGGCGCCATCGTCGGCATCATCGGGCCGAACGGCGCCGGCAAGTCCACGCTCTTCAAGATGATCACCGGGGCGGAGCAGCCCGACGCGGGCGAGGTGAAGATCGGCCAGACGGTGAAGCTCGCCTTCGTCGATCAGAGCCGCGAGAACCTCTCCTCGGGCAAGACCGTGTTCGAGGAGCTCTCCGGCGGCCGCGACCTCATCCAGGTGGGCCGCTTCGAGATGCCGAGCCGCGCGTACATCGGCCGGTTCAACTTCAAGGGGGCCGACCAGCAGAAGGTGGTCGGCACGCTCTCCGGCGGCGAGCGCGGCCGGCTGCACCTCGCGAAGACCCTCATGACCGGCGGCAACCTGCTGCTGCTCGACGAGCCGTCGAACGACCTCGACGTGGAGACCTTGCGCGCGCTCGAGGACGCGCTCCTCGAGTACGCCGGCTGCGTGATGGTCATCTCGCACGACCGCTGGTTCCTCGACCGCATCGCCACCCACATCCTCGCCGCCGAGGGCGAGTCGAAGTGGACCTTCTTCACCGGCAACTACCAGGAGTACGAGGCCGACAAGCGGCGGCGGCTCGGCGAGGAGGGGGCCAAGCCGAAGCGGATCCGGTACAAGCCGATCCACCGGTGA
- a CDS encoding NAD(P)-dependent oxidoreductase, translating to MDVGFVGLGAMGQGMARSLLRAGHRVSVWNRSPAKAEALAGEGAQAVRSPAEAARGGLAITMVADDAALEAVTSGEDGVRAGLPRGGLHLSMSTVSPATTARLAKAHAAAGQALLAAPVFGRPDAAAAAKLFVLAAGPADALERARPLLEAMGQRVFPLGDDPAHASLVKLTGNFLITTVIEALAEACALVEKGGIPPARLVEILTQSLFAAPVYQGYGKTLVEERFSPAGFALPLGAKDNRLLLQAAEAAGVPMPLASLVRDRMIAALARGWADLDWSSFGRLSREDAGLAKGPPARAGT from the coding sequence ATGGACGTGGGGTTCGTGGGGCTGGGGGCGATGGGGCAGGGGATGGCGCGGAGCCTGCTCCGGGCCGGGCACCGGGTCTCCGTCTGGAACCGGTCCCCCGCCAAGGCCGAGGCGCTGGCGGGCGAGGGGGCGCAGGCGGTCCGGTCGCCCGCCGAGGCGGCCCGCGGCGGGCTCGCCATCACCATGGTGGCGGACGACGCCGCGCTCGAGGCGGTCACCTCCGGCGAGGACGGCGTGCGGGCCGGGCTGCCGCGCGGCGGGCTCCACCTCTCGATGAGCACCGTCTCGCCCGCGACCACCGCCCGGCTCGCGAAGGCGCACGCCGCGGCCGGTCAGGCGCTCCTGGCGGCGCCGGTCTTCGGCCGACCCGACGCGGCCGCCGCGGCGAAGCTCTTCGTCCTCGCCGCCGGCCCGGCCGACGCCCTGGAGCGGGCGCGGCCGCTCCTCGAGGCGATGGGGCAGCGCGTCTTCCCGCTCGGCGACGACCCGGCGCACGCGAGCCTGGTGAAGCTCACCGGGAACTTCCTCATCACCACCGTGATCGAGGCGCTCGCCGAGGCCTGCGCCCTCGTCGAGAAGGGCGGGATCCCGCCGGCGCGGCTGGTCGAGATCCTCACCCAGTCGCTCTTCGCGGCGCCGGTCTACCAGGGCTACGGGAAGACGCTGGTGGAGGAGCGCTTCTCGCCCGCCGGCTTCGCGCTGCCGCTCGGGGCCAAGGACAACCGGCTGCTGCTGCAGGCCGCGGAGGCGGCCGGCGTCCCCATGCCGCTCGCGAGCCTGGTGCGCGACCGGATGATCGCGGCGCTGGCGCGCGGCTGGGCCGACCTCGACTGGTCGAGCTTCGGGCGGCTCTCGCGGGAGGACGCCGGGCTCGCGAAGGGGCCGCCGGCGCGGGCCGGGACCTGA
- a CDS encoding nuclease-related domain-containing DEAD/DEAH box helicase, with protein sequence MPPTVRLYPAEGLRPTLSQAEHAVHRALRKGLPPGWTAWHSLRIRTRDGVLGEGDFVLAHPERGLLVLEVKGGRVEQRDGIWLQNGAPMSPAPLDQANGFLRKLSRRLGEDGCQAPAFGAAVCFPDVDFERGPTEDDLAGVVLSGRDLGWLEQALPRVAERALPAPGQALGAWIDRLHRYWGETAVPCLSLGARASEVNARRLELDPLQLLALDNLLASERLLVRGGAGSGKTLLAAEAARRAAASGQKVLLLCFTAPLSRWLSERLAGTGVEVHTVSGLAKQLVDAADGPRQPDGPLDAPFWNAVLLRASELCEARWDTVIVDEAQDLQDEAWFLLEGLSRGRRLWGFHDPAQTFWPSRKPPVELFGRPFLLTRGQRCPPGIQDLANVYAGAPYEEAAIRAAFAEGSLRFVQAPSATSVGDKLADEVDRLLGAGLAPGDVAIVSLRGQSVPGVLHETGRIGRHEVVRADAPDAPERLVADTFLRWKGLERPAVLLTDLPEGEVSQPGVRSYVALTRALVTARIVAPRDRLARDPVLRRFLET encoded by the coding sequence ATGCCACCCACGGTCCGGCTCTACCCCGCCGAAGGGCTCCGGCCCACGCTCTCGCAGGCCGAGCACGCCGTCCACCGGGCGCTCCGCAAGGGCCTCCCGCCGGGCTGGACCGCCTGGCACTCGCTGCGCATCCGCACCCGGGACGGCGTCCTCGGCGAGGGCGACTTCGTGCTCGCCCACCCGGAGCGCGGGCTCCTGGTCCTCGAGGTGAAGGGGGGACGGGTCGAGCAGCGCGACGGGATCTGGCTGCAGAACGGCGCGCCCATGTCGCCCGCCCCGCTCGACCAGGCGAACGGCTTCCTGCGCAAGCTCTCGCGTCGCCTCGGCGAGGACGGGTGCCAGGCCCCGGCGTTCGGCGCCGCCGTCTGCTTCCCGGACGTGGACTTCGAGCGCGGGCCGACGGAGGACGACCTCGCCGGCGTCGTGCTCTCGGGACGCGACCTGGGCTGGCTCGAGCAGGCGCTGCCGCGGGTGGCGGAGCGCGCCCTGCCCGCCCCGGGCCAGGCGCTCGGGGCGTGGATCGACCGGCTCCACCGGTACTGGGGCGAGACCGCCGTCCCCTGCCTCTCGCTCGGCGCCCGCGCCAGCGAGGTGAACGCGCGGCGGCTCGAGCTCGACCCGCTGCAGCTCCTCGCCCTCGACAACCTGCTCGCCAGCGAGCGGCTCCTCGTGCGGGGCGGCGCCGGGTCGGGCAAGACGCTGCTCGCCGCCGAGGCGGCGCGCCGGGCCGCCGCCTCCGGCCAGAAGGTGCTCCTCCTCTGCTTCACCGCCCCGCTCTCGCGCTGGCTCTCGGAGCGGCTCGCCGGGACGGGCGTGGAGGTGCACACCGTGAGCGGGCTCGCGAAGCAGCTCGTGGACGCCGCCGACGGCCCGCGCCAGCCCGACGGCCCGCTCGACGCGCCCTTCTGGAACGCCGTCCTGCTGCGCGCCTCCGAGCTCTGCGAGGCCCGCTGGGACACCGTGATCGTGGACGAGGCGCAGGACCTGCAGGACGAGGCCTGGTTCCTGCTCGAGGGGCTCTCGCGCGGGAGGCGGCTCTGGGGGTTCCACGACCCGGCCCAGACCTTCTGGCCGAGCCGCAAGCCGCCGGTCGAGCTGTTCGGGCGCCCGTTCCTGCTCACCCGGGGGCAGCGCTGCCCGCCCGGCATCCAGGACCTCGCCAACGTCTACGCCGGGGCACCCTACGAGGAGGCGGCCATCCGCGCCGCGTTCGCCGAGGGGTCGCTGCGCTTCGTGCAGGCGCCGAGCGCCACCAGCGTGGGCGACAAGCTGGCGGACGAGGTGGACCGGCTCCTGGGCGCGGGGCTCGCTCCCGGCGACGTCGCCATCGTCTCCCTGCGCGGGCAGTCGGTCCCGGGGGTGCTCCACGAGACCGGCCGGATCGGGCGGCACGAGGTGGTCCGCGCCGACGCCCCGGACGCGCCGGAGCGGCTCGTCGCCGACACCTTCCTCCGCTGGAAGGGGCTGGAGCGCCCGGCGGTCCTCCTCACCGACCTCCCCGAGGGCGAGGTGTCGCAGCCCGGCGTGCGCAGCTACGTGGCGCTCACCCGGGCCCTGGTCACCGCCCGGATCGTGGCCCCGCGGGACCGGCTGGCGCGCGATCCGGTCCTGCGCCGGTTCCTGGAAACCTGA
- a CDS encoding ADP-ribosylglycohydrolase family protein, producing MTTANPPLSGPARSRARGALLGLAVGDALGTTLEFVVAPRIPFPALALGPHAEVVGGGPFSVAPGQVTDDTQMATCLATSLRARGGLDVADLAARYVAWLEHAFDAGAQTREVLGLLAGGAAPAEAGRKVWTDRGLRAAGNGSLMRTAPIGVAFALQPAARREAALLDSALTHYDPRCQLACAAFDAAIGAAVSGKARSPQAVLESARAELAPAAQAIAALPGLPEPLVEEARAALEEDLARAAQDDPGLYGPELHLHERQGFVRVAFRLAFWELLHAPDLRAGLVDVVNRGGDADTNGAIAGALLGALHGDGAIPEPWAARVLGALADEPGPLRDLYHPRLLLELVAG from the coding sequence ATGACCACCGCGAACCCTCCCCTCTCCGGTCCCGCCCGGTCCCGCGCGCGCGGCGCCCTGCTCGGGCTCGCCGTGGGCGACGCCCTCGGCACCACGCTCGAGTTCGTGGTCGCGCCGCGGATCCCCTTCCCGGCGCTGGCGCTCGGCCCGCACGCCGAGGTGGTGGGCGGCGGCCCGTTCTCGGTCGCGCCGGGGCAGGTGACCGACGACACGCAGATGGCCACCTGCCTCGCCACCTCGCTCCGGGCGCGCGGCGGGCTCGACGTCGCCGACCTCGCCGCGCGCTACGTCGCCTGGCTCGAGCACGCCTTCGACGCCGGCGCCCAGACGCGCGAGGTGCTCGGGCTCCTCGCCGGCGGCGCGGCGCCCGCAGAGGCCGGCCGGAAGGTCTGGACGGACCGCGGCCTGCGCGCCGCCGGCAACGGTTCCCTCATGCGCACCGCGCCGATCGGCGTCGCCTTCGCCCTGCAGCCGGCGGCGCGCCGGGAGGCGGCGCTCCTCGACTCGGCCCTCACCCACTACGACCCGCGCTGCCAGCTCGCCTGCGCCGCCTTCGACGCCGCCATCGGCGCCGCGGTGAGCGGGAAGGCGCGCTCGCCGCAGGCGGTGCTGGAGTCCGCTCGCGCCGAGCTCGCCCCGGCCGCCCAGGCGATCGCCGCGCTGCCCGGGCTCCCGGAGCCGCTCGTCGAGGAGGCTCGGGCCGCGCTCGAGGAGGACCTCGCCCGCGCGGCGCAGGACGACCCCGGCCTGTACGGCCCGGAGCTGCACCTGCACGAGCGCCAGGGCTTCGTCCGGGTGGCGTTCCGGCTCGCCTTCTGGGAGCTCCTGCACGCGCCCGACCTGCGCGCCGGCCTCGTGGACGTGGTGAACCGGGGCGGCGACGCCGACACCAACGGCGCCATCGCCGGCGCGCTCCTGGGCGCGCTCCACGGCGACGGCGCCATCCCCGAGCCCTGGGCCGCGCGCGTGCTCGGCGCGCTCGCGGACGAGCCCGGGCCGCTGCGCGACCTCTACCATCCGAGGCTGCTGCTGGAGCTGGTGGCGGGGTGA
- a CDS encoding bacteriohemerythrin, which yields MAGGRPREPSSTIDAQHRALFDQLHRVMDARQRGPADAALELAEFQRQVRAHFADEERMLAWRGYPDLPEHRAEHAAFLAELETMDGDLSAASAAFLRGWLVNHTTGSDRRYLEWTARAHPERPRPARSRQAIRTET from the coding sequence ATGGCCGGCGGCAGACCACGGGAACCCAGCTCCACCATCGACGCCCAGCACCGCGCGCTCTTCGACCAGCTGCACCGGGTGATGGACGCCCGGCAGCGCGGGCCGGCGGACGCGGCGCTGGAGCTGGCGGAGTTCCAGCGCCAGGTCCGGGCGCACTTCGCCGACGAGGAGCGGATGCTCGCGTGGCGCGGGTACCCGGACCTCCCCGAGCACCGCGCCGAGCACGCCGCCTTCCTGGCGGAGCTCGAGACCATGGACGGCGACCTGAGCGCCGCCTCGGCGGCGTTCCTGCGCGGGTGGCTCGTCAACCACACCACCGGCAGCGACCGGCGCTACCTGGAGTGGACGGCGCGGGCCCACCCGGAGCGGCCGAGGCCGGCGCGCTCGCGGCAGGCGATCCGGACCGAGACCTAG